A window of the Acidithiobacillus thiooxidans ATCC 19377 genome harbors these coding sequences:
- the groES gene encoding co-chaperone GroES has protein sequence MKLRPLHDRVVIRRLEEEQKTAGGIIIPDTAKEKPVRGEIVAAGHGKILEDGKVRALDVKKGDHVLFAKYAGTEIKVEGEELLVMREDDIMAVIEK, from the coding sequence ATGAAACTGCGTCCTTTACATGATCGCGTCGTTATTCGTCGTCTGGAAGAAGAGCAGAAGACCGCCGGTGGGATCATCATTCCCGATACGGCCAAGGAAAAACCCGTGCGTGGCGAAATCGTCGCTGCTGGTCACGGCAAAATTCTGGAAGACGGCAAAGTCCGTGCCCTTGATGTCAAAAAAGGGGATCACGTCCTGTTTGCCAAATATGCCGGCACCGAAATTAAGGTGGAAGGCGAAGAGCTGCTGGTGATGCGTGAAGACGACATCATGGCGGTCATCGAAAAGTAA
- the groL gene encoding chaperonin GroEL (60 kDa chaperone family; promotes refolding of misfolded polypeptides especially under stressful conditions; forms two stacked rings of heptamers to form a barrel-shaped 14mer; ends can be capped by GroES; misfolded proteins enter the barrel where they are refolded when GroES binds) translates to MPAKQVAFAEHAREKMLRGVNVLADAVKVTLGPKGRNVVLDKSFGAPTITKDGVSVAKEIELADKFENMGAQMVKEVASQASDEAGDGTTTATVLAQAIIREGLKAVIAGMNPMDLKRGIDKSVAVIVEELKKQSKPCKTQKEVAQVGTISANSDDSIGKIIAEAMEKVGNEGVITVEEGSGLDNELDVVEGMQFDRGYLSPYFVNNQDKMVADLENPYILLHDKKISSIRDMLPVLEQVAKSSRPLLIIAEDVEGEALATLVVNTMRGIIKVAAVKAPGFGDRRKAMLEDMAILTGGRVVSEEIGMKLESTTLADLGQAKKIVIDKENTTIIDGAGQQSEIKARVEQIRRQMEDASSDYDREKLQERVAKLAGGVAVIKVGAGSEMEMKEKKARVEDALHATRAAVEEGIVPGGGVALVRARHALEKFKAANHDQDMGVAIIRRAIEEPLRQIVANAGGEGSVILNKVVDGKDGYGYNAATDEYGDMFEMGVIDPTKVTRTALQKASSIAGLMITTEAMVTELPKKDDKAGGDMGGDMGGMGGMGGMGGF, encoded by the coding sequence ATGCCAGCCAAACAAGTTGCCTTTGCTGAACACGCCCGCGAAAAAATGTTGCGCGGCGTCAACGTACTTGCCGATGCCGTCAAGGTCACCCTGGGCCCGAAGGGTCGTAATGTGGTGCTCGACAAATCATTCGGTGCCCCCACCATCACCAAGGACGGTGTCTCCGTCGCCAAGGAAATTGAACTGGCCGACAAGTTCGAAAACATGGGCGCACAGATGGTGAAAGAAGTCGCCTCCCAGGCTTCCGATGAAGCCGGTGATGGAACCACCACCGCCACGGTTCTGGCCCAGGCCATCATCCGCGAAGGCCTCAAGGCCGTCATCGCTGGCATGAACCCCATGGACCTGAAGCGCGGCATCGACAAGTCGGTCGCCGTTATTGTCGAAGAGCTGAAGAAGCAGTCCAAGCCCTGCAAAACCCAGAAGGAAGTGGCCCAGGTTGGCACCATTTCTGCCAACTCTGATGACTCCATCGGCAAAATCATTGCCGAAGCCATGGAAAAAGTGGGTAACGAAGGCGTCATCACGGTCGAAGAAGGCTCTGGCCTCGACAACGAACTGGACGTCGTGGAAGGTATGCAGTTTGATCGCGGCTACCTGTCCCCCTACTTCGTCAACAACCAGGACAAGATGGTTGCAGATCTGGAGAATCCCTACATCCTCCTGCACGACAAGAAAATCTCTTCCATTCGCGACATGCTGCCGGTCCTCGAACAGGTCGCCAAGTCCAGCCGTCCGTTGCTGATCATTGCTGAAGACGTGGAAGGCGAAGCCCTGGCGACCCTGGTCGTCAACACCATGCGGGGCATCATCAAGGTTGCTGCCGTCAAGGCGCCCGGCTTTGGTGACCGTCGCAAGGCGATGCTCGAAGACATGGCCATTCTCACCGGCGGCCGCGTGGTCTCCGAAGAAATCGGCATGAAACTGGAAAGCACCACCCTTGCCGACCTCGGTCAGGCCAAGAAAATCGTCATTGACAAGGAAAATACCACCATTATTGATGGTGCTGGCCAGCAGAGCGAAATCAAGGCCCGCGTCGAGCAGATCCGTCGTCAGATGGAAGATGCCAGCTCCGACTACGACCGTGAAAAACTGCAGGAACGGGTCGCCAAACTGGCCGGCGGCGTTGCGGTCATCAAGGTCGGTGCCGGTTCCGAAATGGAAATGAAGGAAAAGAAGGCACGTGTCGAAGACGCCCTGCACGCTACCCGTGCAGCTGTCGAGGAAGGCATTGTCCCCGGTGGTGGTGTGGCTCTGGTCCGCGCCCGTCACGCCCTGGAGAAATTCAAGGCTGCCAACCATGACCAGGATATGGGTGTGGCCATCATTCGTCGCGCCATTGAAGAACCTTTGCGGCAGATTGTGGCTAACGCCGGTGGTGAAGGCAGCGTTATTCTGAACAAGGTGGTCGACGGTAAGGATGGTTATGGTTACAACGCCGCCACCGACGAATATGGTGACATGTTCGAAATGGGCGTCATTGACCCGACCAAGGTTACCCGCACCGCGTTGCAGAAGGCCTCCAGCATTGCCGGCCTGATGATCACCACGGAAGCCATGGTTACCGAACTGCCCAAGAAGGATGACAAGGCAGGCGGTGATATGGGTGGTGACATGGGTGGTATGGGCGGCATGGGTGGTATGGGCGGCTTCTAA